In a single window of the Vicugna pacos chromosome 8, VicPac4, whole genome shotgun sequence genome:
- the LOC102538079 gene encoding LOW QUALITY PROTEIN: adenosine 5'-monophosphoramidase HINT1 (The sequence of the model RefSeq protein was modified relative to this genomic sequence to represent the inferred CDS: inserted 1 base in 1 codon; deleted 2 bases in 1 codon; substituted 2 bases at 2 genomic stop codons) gives MADEIAKAQATWPGSNTIFGKIIWKEIPAKIIFEEDXCLAFHNISPQASTCFLVIPKKLICQISAAEDDDEGLLGNLMVVVMKCAAVLGLKKGYRMVVNEHHGGGQSFYYVHLHVLGGXQMNXPPG, from the exons ATGGCAGATGAGATCGCCAAGGCTCAGGCCACTTGGCCTGGTAGCAACACAATCTTTGGGAAGATCATTTGGAAGGAAATTCCAGCCAAAATCATTTTTGAGGAAGACTAGTGTCTTGCTTTCCATAACATTTCCCCTCAAGCATCAACATGTTTTCTGGTGATACCCAAGAAACTTATATGCCAGATTTCTGCAGCAGAAGATGATGATGAAGGTCTTCTTGGAAATTTAATGGTTGTTGTCATGAAATGTGCTGCTGTTTTGGGCCTGAAGAAGGGTTATCGAATGGTGGTGAATGAACACCATGGGGGT GGACAGTCTTTCTATTATGTTCATCTCCATGTTCTTGGAG GGCAGATGAACTGACCTCCTGGTTAA